TTCGAGCATCTCGAAATGGCAGTGCGGCGCCACCCCATTGGCCTGGGCCGTGTGCCAGGCATAGGCCAGGTCGAACAGGTTGTGCGACGCGATGCCCAGGTGCACGGCCGGCGCATGTTCGGGCCGCAGGCCGAACCGCACCATGCGGATGTAGTTGGCGTCGGTGTCGAGTTTGGTGTCGAAGATTGCCGGGGGCCAGTTGCGGTGGGCCGCTTCCAGCAGTTCCATCTCCATGTTGGCTCCCTTGACGAGGCGCAGGGTGATCGGGCTGCCGCCCCCGGAGACCCGCCGGCGGGCCCATTCGGTGAGCCGTTGCTGGATGAAATAGGAATCCGGCAGGTAGGCCTGCAGCACGATGCCGGCGTTGCAGTCGATCAGGTCCGCCTGCTCCAGGGTCTGGGTGAATGCCGCCACGGTCATCTCCAGGTCGCAGAACGCCTCCATGTCCAGGTAGACCAGCTTGGGCACGCTGGCCCCGTCGTTGCGCTCGAAGCCGTGGGATTGGGCCGCATGGTACAAGGCCGCCAGACGGTCCGACAGGATCTCCACGCCGTGCCGCATGGCCAGCGGTTCGATCTGGGAGTAGATGGTGGAGATCTTCACCGAGATCGCCTCGATGTCCGGGCGTTCGAGATCCGCCAGATAGGCCTGCAGGCGGCGGGCGGCTTCCGCTTCGCCCAGCACCGCCTCGCCCAGGTGGTTGATGTTCATGCGCACCCCTTCCGCGCGCCGCTGCCGCAAATGCGCGCGCAGGGCGCCGGGATCGCCGTCGATGATGACCCGCCGCGTGTCGCGGCGCATCTTCTCGACCATCTTGGGCACGGTCCAGAAGGGCAGGTGGCGTCCCAGGGTCAGAAACATCTCGGCCAGCACCTTCTCTTTGGCCGAGAAGAAATGCGGCACCCCGCGGGTTTTGAGAATGGCGGCGATCTGGTCGGCCACCCGGCGCTTGTCGCGCGTTCGAAAGCAGCGGTCGAGCAGCTGGATCAGGACGACTTTGTCCTGGGGATGGTCGAGCAGCCGCGCCAGTTGCGCCTGGCTCTCTTTTTCTTCTTCGGTCGTCAACGCAATGGCGCGCGACAGCCACTTTTCGGCCGTCTCGACGGCTTTTGAAATGATGTCGGGGTGGCGATGTTCTTCCATTTGGACCTCGCGAAAAAGGGGGGAAACCGATCTACAGCGTTTCGGGAACGAAGGCGACCACGTCGTCGATGCGATCGCTGTCGGTCAGGAGCATCGCCAGGCGGTCGACGCCCAGGGCATTGCCCGTGGCCGCGGGCATCCGTTCCAGGTCGCGCAGGAACCGTTCGGGGGCCGGGTAAACCGCCTTTCCGGCGGCCCGGCGCCGTTCGCTCTCGGCGGCGAACCGCTGGCGCTGTTCGACGGGATCGGTCAATTCGGTGAAGGCGTTGCACAGCTCGATGCCCGCGATGTACAGCTCGAAGCGTTCGGCCAGGTCCGGTTGCCCGGGCTTCAGCCGCGCCAGGGCGCCGCAGGCCGCCGGATAGTCATACAGGATCACCGGCCGGGGCCAGCCCAGTTGCGGTTCGATGACCAGGCCCATGATCTCGTCGAAGCGCCCGCTGTCGAGCGCCGCCGACGCGGAGCAGCCGCCCCAGGTCCGGAAGGCATCGTCCACGCTCATGCGCGGCCACGGCGGCCGAAAGTCGATGGTGCGGCCCTGGTAGCTCAATTGGAGCGGCGACCCGAGCGCTGCCGCCACGTGCGGGACCAGCGCCTCGCACTGGGCCATCATGTGGGTGTAATCCTCGCCGGCCGTGTACCATTCCAGCATCGTCAATTCCGGCAGGTGGCGCCGGCCGCGCTCGCCGGTGCGAAAGCATTTGCAGATTTGATAGATCCGGGTGAACCCGTCGGCCAGCATGCGCTTCATGCACAGTTCAGGAGAGGTCTGCAGGTACCAGTCGCCGGCCGGCTCGGCGTCGATGTGCGTCTCCGGGGCCGGCGCCGGGATGCGAACCGGCGTATCGACCTCCAGGTAGCCCTGGCCGGTGAAAAAATCACGCAACGCGGCGATGATCCGGGCGCGTTGCGCCAGGTTTCGAAACCGTGCCGATGGGGGGATCGCTGCCATGAGGCCCATCGACGATCAGGCGTCGCCTTTCTTGCGCTCGAGGTACTTGTCTTCGGGCCGGTCCTGGAGAAACACATGGTCGAAGCGGGCCAGGTTGGCCGATTCGTACCATTCGTAGGCCTGGGCCCGGCAGGCCGGACACGCCTTGCGCGGCAGGTGCACCGCCAGGATGGCGACATCCCTGTCCGACGACGATTCGATGCGCAGGGCGCCGGCGCACTCGTCGCAGACGCGGATCGATTCGGATTGCACCTCGTAGATGTTGTCCGTGTCGTAGAAGATGCGCCGGGACCGCTGGTGGATGTTCGGGCCGACCCGGACCTTTTCGGCCAGGGCCTTGCGCTGCCGCCACTGCTTGAGCACCCGCAGGCCGGTCTGTTCGATCCAGCGGGTGGTGGCCGCGCTTTGCTGGTAGCGTTCCGGGTCGAAGTCCGGTTCGCGCAGGTGGTGGTAGTCGAGGCCGGCCATGGCCAGAATGATGCCGGTGTTGACATAGGGCAGGGCGCCCTCGATGGCGTAGCCGCCCTCGAGCACGGCGATGTCGGCCTGCAGCATTTCGGTCAGCTCGGCATAGCCCTGCGCCGAAAAGTTCATGTTGGTGATCGGGTCGGAGTAGTGGTTGTCCTGGCCGGCCGAGTTGATGATCAACTCGGGCTTGAAATCGTCCAGGATGGGCATCACCACCTCACGGATCGTGTAGAGAAATCCCTCGTCCGACGTCTGCGGCGGCAGGGGAATGTTCACCGTCAGCCCCACGGCGTTGGGGCCGCCCATCTCGTCGAGAAACCCCGATCCCGGGTAGAGCGTGCGGCCGTCCTGGTGCAGGGAGATGAACAGGGTGTCCGGATCGTGCCAGTAGATGTCCTGGGTGCCGTCGCCGTGGTGGCAGTCGGTGTCCACGATGGCCACCCGGTCCACGCCGTAGGCGCGCCGCAGGTACTCGATCATGATGGCTTCGATGTTGACGTTGCAGAACCCCCGGGCGCCGTGCACCACCCGGTTGGCGTGATGGCCCGGCGGCCGTACCAGGGCGAATCCGCGCTCGATCTTGCCGTCCATCAACGCCATGCCGATGGTCTTGGCTCCCCCGGCGCTGATGAAGTGGGACTCGGTCATCACCGTCCAGGGGTCCGGCACGCAGAAGTGCACCCGTTGCACATCCTTGATGTTGACCAGGTCCGGCTTGAATTCCGTGATGCCGTCGATATCCAGCAACCCCTCCTCGAACACCTGGTCCTGGGTATAGAGCAGCCGTTCTTCGCGCTCCGGATGCGACGGGTCGATGGCCCAGTCAAAGGCCGGAAAGAAGACGAGGCCGGTTTTCTTCTTGGTGAGTAGCATGGTTTTAGACCACCTGTTTATGGATGGGCGCTATTTTGAAATCGATATCGCGTTGGAGCCGGCAGAACAAAAGCCGTCCGGATAAAATAGAGCCATTAGAATCAGATCGCATACAACCGCTTAACACTTTAAACTTAACACTTAAAACTTTACTACAAATCTTCCCGCCGCAACTTCCCCGCGATCGGGTCGTACCCGGCGATGAGCCCCGGCTTGATCTGGGCCCTCACCCGGATGTTCTTGCCGATGGTGTGAAACCCGCGGATCATGTTGAACTGGTACGACTCGATCACCTCCATTTCGAGATGATCGGGATTGGCGCCGCGCTGCAGCGCCTTTTCACGCAGCAGGTCCAGCGTCAACTGCTCCGCGTCCTCCAGGCTGAAGCTGCGCGGGATGTCCCGCCGCGCCTTTTCGCCGGCCGCCACGGCCACCTGCTGGGCCGTGTCGGCAAAGAGCATCACCTCGCAGGTGGTGCGGGCCAGGGCGCAGCCCACGGCGTTGGCCACCTGCCAATGGGGCACCACGCTGACGCTGCCGTCGAACAGGGTCATCAGCTTTTCGGCGAACTGGGGCGCCGGTCCGCCGAGAATCATCAGATGGCGCGGTTTGATCTCGCTGCCTTCCCACAGCTCGTGAACCGTGTAGACCGGCTTGCTGTTGACGCGGTCGATCATCTGCTGCGCGCCGTCCAGAATCTGCCGGCAGGCCTGATCGAAAATCTGCACGGACGCCTCTTCCACAGAGACCTTGAGCCGGTCCGCGATGGGCTGCAAGCCTTGAACGGCGCGCGAACGATCGCCGCCGCTGACCAGCCCCAGAACACAAAAGGCGTCCGTCGGGGTCGGCACCGGCCCGCCGTAGGCCATGGCGCGGCCCTGGCGTTCCGGACCGATCGTCAGCACCCCGTCCTGCTCGTGGATCACGCTGTCGCCGCCCACACCGATGGATTGGGTGTGCAGCGCGCGAATCAAGGTTTTATACGGGCTGATTTCGATTCCCAACGGATCCAGCAGGGGAACCCCGTCGATGAGCAGGGCCATGTCCGTGGTCGTGCCGCCGATATCCAGGACCAGCGAGGCGCCGCTGCTGGGCGCATAGGCCAGGGCCCCCATGACGCTGGCCGAGGGGCCGGAGAGGATCGACAGGGCCGGATCGTTGAACGACGAATCGAAACTCATGTTCCCGCCGTCCGGCTTGAGAATGCGGATCGGCACATCGAGCCCCTTTTTGACCAGGGACTGTTTGACCGCTTCGAAGAACGCCTTGTGGACCGGGTAGACGGCGGCATTCAAATAGGTGGTGGCGATGCGCCGGGGAAAGTTGAGGCTGCCCGACAACTGGTGGCCCATGAAGACCCGCTCGAACAGCGGAGAGATCAGGCTGGCGATGTGCTTCTCGTGCTCCGGATTGTGCACCGAAAACTTGGTGGCCACCCCCGCATAGCGAACCCCCTTTTTCTTGAGATTCTGGGCCACCATGGCGATCTCGAAATCATCCAGAGTTTCGATTTCCCGGCCGCGGTGGTCCATGGCGCCGCGCACCACGTGAAAGTCCTCGTTGGTGCGGAACTCCCGGGGATCGATGCCCGGCCCGCCGGCCACGATCATGCCCACCGGCGGCAGTTTGTGTTGGACGATGAGATTGGCCGCCAGGGTGGTGCTGAGAACCGCTCTGCGGATCTCTTTGGGATCGACCCCCTCGGTCACTTTTTCAAGACCGGTGAGCACGGTTTCGAACAGGTGGTTTTCGTCGGTGAGGACCTTGACTTCCTTTTCGATGCCTTTCTGGCTGATCAGGGCCACATCCGTGTGGGTGCCGCCGACATCCAATCCTATGATCATGATTTTATCCCGGCAACATCCCAACCGGTCACTGCGTCCCGATGGCAACACCACCGCCGTCCGACGGACGCATGGATTGTTTCGTCGCCTGATTTGAAAATGTTATCGTTTGTCTGAAAGACGCCCCAAAGCCATGAAACCACGCTATCCAAAAGGCCCCCAAAAGTCAAATTTTCCTTTGTTGTTGACTCTGTTACGCCACATGGGCTATCAGAGACAGTTTATGTAACGGGTGCCGCCGCGCGAGGCGCATCCGGATGAAAAACGGCGGGCCTCACGGCGTGCCCGCCGGGTTCGGACACCGGGATCGGACACCAAGGTCAATAATAGATTCAGGTATATTAAATGATACAGCTCATTCGCGGATTCAAGG
This Desulfatitalea tepidiphila DNA region includes the following protein-coding sequences:
- the epmA gene encoding EF-P lysine aminoacylase EpmA encodes the protein MAAIPPSARFRNLAQRARIIAALRDFFTGQGYLEVDTPVRIPAPAPETHIDAEPAGDWYLQTSPELCMKRMLADGFTRIYQICKCFRTGERGRRHLPELTMLEWYTAGEDYTHMMAQCEALVPHVAAALGSPLQLSYQGRTIDFRPPWPRMSVDDAFRTWGGCSASAALDSGRFDEIMGLVIEPQLGWPRPVILYDYPAACGALARLKPGQPDLAERFELYIAGIELCNAFTELTDPVEQRQRFAAESERRRAAGKAVYPAPERFLRDLERMPAATGNALGVDRLAMLLTDSDRIDDVVAFVPETL
- a CDS encoding hydantoinase/oxoprolinase family protein, with translation MIIGLDVGGTHTDVALISQKGIEKEVKVLTDENHLFETVLTGLEKVTEGVDPKEIRRAVLSTTLAANLIVQHKLPPVGMIVAGGPGIDPREFRTNEDFHVVRGAMDHRGREIETLDDFEIAMVAQNLKKKGVRYAGVATKFSVHNPEHEKHIASLISPLFERVFMGHQLSGSLNFPRRIATTYLNAAVYPVHKAFFEAVKQSLVKKGLDVPIRILKPDGGNMSFDSSFNDPALSILSGPSASVMGALAYAPSSGASLVLDIGGTTTDMALLIDGVPLLDPLGIEISPYKTLIRALHTQSIGVGGDSVIHEQDGVLTIGPERQGRAMAYGGPVPTPTDAFCVLGLVSGGDRSRAVQGLQPIADRLKVSVEEASVQIFDQACRQILDGAQQMIDRVNSKPVYTVHELWEGSEIKPRHLMILGGPAPQFAEKLMTLFDGSVSVVPHWQVANAVGCALARTTCEVMLFADTAQQVAVAAGEKARRDIPRSFSLEDAEQLTLDLLREKALQRGANPDHLEMEVIESYQFNMIRGFHTIGKNIRVRAQIKPGLIAGYDPIAGKLRREDL
- a CDS encoding histone deacetylase family protein — protein: MLLTKKKTGLVFFPAFDWAIDPSHPEREERLLYTQDQVFEEGLLDIDGITEFKPDLVNIKDVQRVHFCVPDPWTVMTESHFISAGGAKTIGMALMDGKIERGFALVRPPGHHANRVVHGARGFCNVNIEAIMIEYLRRAYGVDRVAIVDTDCHHGDGTQDIYWHDPDTLFISLHQDGRTLYPGSGFLDEMGGPNAVGLTVNIPLPPQTSDEGFLYTIREVVMPILDDFKPELIINSAGQDNHYSDPITNMNFSAQGYAELTEMLQADIAVLEGGYAIEGALPYVNTGIILAMAGLDYHHLREPDFDPERYQQSAATTRWIEQTGLRVLKQWRQRKALAEKVRVGPNIHQRSRRIFYDTDNIYEVQSESIRVCDECAGALRIESSSDRDVAILAVHLPRKACPACRAQAYEWYESANLARFDHVFLQDRPEDKYLERKKGDA